A genome region from Variovorax paradoxus includes the following:
- the recG gene encoding ATP-dependent DNA helicase RecG, which produces MPAKKVPSPASATTAAPAPAGPPGSGLSLVQRALRKLGLVRDIDFALYLPMRYEDETRIVRLADTRDGDMAQVEGVVTECEVVYRPRRQLIATIDDGSDTCELRFFNFYPSQQKQLAVGARVRVRGEMRGGFVGRQMMHPTVKAAGTALPNALTPVYSTVAGLAQPVLRREVRSGLARAVLDETVPVQIGLRGAWDLRAALSFLHYPTPDVSIAALEDHSHPAWQRIKAEELLAQQLSQLQARLERAAQRAPVLPAAAEPVATSLHAQLLAVLPFGLTGAQQRVGEEITADLHRQIPMHRLLQGDVGSGKTVVAALAAARCIDAGFQCALMAPTEILAAQHFGKLVGWLDPLLAARGQRVAWLTGSQKKKERDEMSAAVERGQAALVIGTHAVISEKVRFRNLALAIIDEQHRFGVAQRLALRGKAGGNLGPPEASPHPPGGEASGLGRPGAGLEPHLLMMSATPIPRTLAMSYYADLDVSTLDELPPGRTPIVTRLVADHRRDEVIDRIHAQIAQGRQVYWVCPLIEESEAVDLRNATETRDELAGTLGEPIQVGLLHSRMPTAEKQAVMAAFTANEIQVLVSTTVIEVGVDVPNASLMVIEHAERFGLSQLHQLRGRVGRGAAASACVLLYAPGDSGRVGEAARARLKAMAETSDGFEIARRDLEIRGPGEFLGARQSGAPLLRFADLSTDTLLLDWARELAPVMLEKHPDLAQRHIDRWLGTKAEYLKA; this is translated from the coding sequence GTGCCCGCCAAGAAAGTTCCTTCTCCCGCCTCGGCCACCACCGCTGCGCCCGCGCCTGCAGGTCCGCCCGGCAGCGGCCTGAGCCTGGTGCAGCGCGCGCTGCGCAAGCTCGGCCTGGTGCGCGACATCGACTTCGCGCTCTATCTGCCGATGCGCTACGAGGACGAGACGCGCATCGTGCGCCTGGCCGACACGCGCGACGGCGACATGGCGCAGGTCGAGGGCGTGGTCACCGAATGCGAGGTCGTCTACCGCCCGCGCCGCCAGCTGATCGCCACCATCGACGACGGCTCCGACACCTGCGAACTGCGCTTCTTCAATTTCTATCCGTCGCAGCAGAAGCAGCTGGCGGTCGGCGCCAGGGTGCGCGTGCGCGGCGAGATGCGCGGCGGCTTCGTCGGGCGGCAGATGATGCATCCCACCGTCAAGGCGGCCGGCACCGCGTTGCCGAATGCGCTCACGCCGGTGTACTCGACGGTGGCCGGCCTGGCGCAGCCGGTGCTGCGGCGCGAGGTGCGCTCGGGCCTGGCCCGTGCGGTGCTCGACGAGACCGTTCCGGTGCAGATCGGCCTGCGCGGCGCGTGGGACTTGCGCGCCGCGCTGAGCTTCCTGCACTACCCGACGCCCGACGTGTCGATCGCCGCGCTCGAGGACCACAGCCATCCGGCGTGGCAGCGCATCAAGGCCGAGGAACTGCTGGCGCAGCAGCTCTCGCAGTTGCAGGCGCGGCTGGAGCGCGCGGCGCAGCGCGCACCGGTGCTGCCCGCTGCGGCCGAACCTGTCGCCACCTCGCTGCATGCGCAGCTGCTCGCGGTGCTGCCCTTCGGCCTGACCGGCGCGCAGCAGCGCGTGGGCGAGGAGATCACGGCCGACCTGCACCGGCAGATTCCGATGCACCGCCTGCTGCAGGGCGACGTCGGCTCGGGCAAGACCGTGGTGGCCGCGCTCGCGGCGGCGCGCTGCATCGACGCGGGCTTCCAGTGCGCGCTGATGGCGCCCACCGAAATCCTCGCAGCGCAGCACTTCGGCAAGCTGGTCGGCTGGCTCGATCCGCTGTTGGCCGCGCGCGGCCAGCGCGTGGCGTGGCTCACGGGCAGCCAGAAGAAGAAGGAGCGCGACGAGATGTCGGCCGCCGTCGAACGCGGACAGGCCGCGCTGGTCATCGGCACGCACGCGGTCATCTCGGAGAAGGTGCGCTTCAGGAACCTCGCGCTCGCGATCATCGACGAGCAGCACCGCTTCGGCGTGGCGCAGCGGCTGGCGCTGCGCGGCAAGGCCGGCGGCAATCTCGGCCCCCCTGAGGCTTCGCCTCACCCTCCCGGGGGGGAGGCCTCCGGCTTGGGGCGGCCCGGCGCCGGATTGGAGCCGCATCTTTTGATGATGAGCGCCACCCCCATCCCGCGCACGCTCGCCATGAGCTACTACGCCGACCTCGACGTCTCCACGCTCGACGAGCTGCCGCCGGGCCGCACGCCCATCGTCACCCGGTTGGTGGCCGACCACCGGCGCGACGAGGTCATCGACCGCATCCATGCGCAGATCGCGCAGGGCCGTCAGGTGTACTGGGTGTGTCCACTGATCGAGGAAAGCGAGGCGGTCGACCTGCGCAACGCCACCGAGACGCGCGACGAGCTGGCCGGCACGCTGGGCGAGCCGATCCAGGTCGGGCTGCTGCACTCACGCATGCCCACGGCCGAGAAGCAGGCGGTGATGGCCGCCTTCACCGCCAACGAGATCCAGGTGCTGGTGAGCACGACGGTGATCGAAGTGGGCGTGGACGTGCCCAACGCCTCGCTGATGGTCATCGAGCATGCCGAGCGCTTCGGCCTCTCGCAGCTGCACCAGCTGCGCGGCCGCGTGGGGCGCGGCGCGGCGGCCTCGGCCTGCGTGCTGCTCTATGCGCCGGGCGACAGCGGCCGTGTCGGCGAGGCCGCGCGCGCGCGGCTGAAGGCCATGGCCGAGACCTCCGACGGCTTCGAGATCGCGCGGCGCGACCTCGAGATCCGCGGACCCGGCGAGTTCCTGGGCGCGCGCCAGTCGGGCGCGCCGCTGCTGCGCTTCGCCGACCTCTCGACGGACACCCTGCTGCTCGACTGGGCGCGCGAGCTGGCCCCGGTCATGCTCGAGAAACACCCCGACCTGGCGCAGCGCCACATCGACCGCTGGCTCGGCACCAAGGCCGAGTACCTCAAAGCCTGA
- a CDS encoding SDR family NAD(P)-dependent oxidoreductase — MTDASQLSPYTARYPSLAGRTVFISGGASGIGESLVRAFHAQGAKVGFCDLDVTAGEALAAQLQDGHAALFVPCDVTDTAALGAAIDAVRQRFGPIAVLLNNAANDRRHEMANVTSEDFDRLVAVNLKHQFFAAQAVADDMRALGGGSIVNFGSVSWMMKGRGYPVYQACKAGVRGLTRSLARDLGKQGIRVNTIVPGWVMTERQLKLWVKPESGAEIDAAQCLPGRVMGDDIAAMALFLAADDSRMCTAQDYVVDAGWT, encoded by the coding sequence ATGACAGACGCATCACAACTTTCGCCCTATACCGCCCGCTATCCCTCGCTGGCCGGGCGCACCGTGTTCATTTCGGGCGGCGCCAGCGGCATCGGCGAATCGCTGGTGCGGGCGTTCCACGCGCAGGGCGCGAAGGTCGGCTTCTGCGACCTGGACGTGACGGCCGGCGAAGCGCTCGCGGCGCAGCTGCAGGACGGACACGCCGCGCTGTTCGTGCCCTGCGACGTGACCGACACCGCCGCGCTCGGCGCCGCCATCGATGCGGTGCGCCAGCGCTTCGGCCCGATCGCCGTGCTGCTCAACAACGCCGCCAACGACCGCCGCCACGAGATGGCCAACGTGACCAGCGAAGACTTCGACCGCCTCGTGGCGGTCAACCTCAAGCACCAGTTCTTCGCCGCGCAGGCCGTGGCGGACGACATGCGCGCGCTGGGCGGCGGCTCGATCGTCAACTTCGGCTCGGTCAGCTGGATGATGAAAGGCCGCGGCTATCCGGTGTACCAGGCCTGCAAGGCAGGTGTGCGCGGCCTCACGCGTTCGCTGGCGCGCGACCTGGGCAAGCAGGGCATCCGCGTCAACACGATCGTGCCGGGCTGGGTGATGACCGAGCGGCAACTCAAGCTGTGGGTCAAGCCCGAATCGGGCGCGGAGATCGACGCCGCGCAGTGCCTGCCGGGCCGCGTGATGGGCGATGACATCGCGGCGATGGCGCTGTTCCTGGCGGCCGACGATTCGCGCATGTGCACTGCGCAGGACTACGTGGTCGACGCCGGCTGGACGTGA
- a CDS encoding GntR family transcriptional regulator, translated as MTSLASPTSPASPAAGTQTLNDRVAELIRQKIVKGEFSPGQRLSEAALADSFEISRNTLREVFRTLTKEGLLKHAPNRGVFVAVPSIASIIDIYRVRRLIECQALAQAYPRHPAKKHMREAVEMALKCRDAGDWLGVGTANMEFHKGIVELADSERLNILFAHILVELRLAFGLLKDPEFLHAPYVDMNTQLLELIEAGKFAEGSAALNDYLIHSERIVLAVYARQMPQGGIDG; from the coding sequence ATGACCTCACTGGCTTCCCCGACCTCTCCCGCTTCGCCAGCCGCCGGCACGCAGACGCTCAACGACCGGGTCGCCGAGCTCATCCGGCAGAAGATCGTGAAGGGCGAGTTCTCGCCGGGGCAGCGGCTGTCGGAAGCCGCGCTGGCCGACAGCTTCGAGATTTCGCGCAACACCCTGCGCGAGGTCTTCCGCACGCTGACCAAGGAAGGACTGCTCAAGCACGCGCCCAACCGCGGCGTGTTCGTGGCGGTGCCCAGCATCGCGTCGATCATCGACATCTACCGCGTGCGCAGGCTCATCGAATGCCAGGCGCTGGCGCAGGCCTACCCGCGCCACCCGGCCAAGAAGCACATGCGCGAGGCGGTGGAGATGGCGCTGAAATGCCGCGACGCCGGCGACTGGCTCGGCGTGGGCACCGCCAACATGGAGTTCCACAAGGGCATCGTGGAGCTGGCCGACAGCGAACGGCTGAACATCCTGTTCGCGCACATCCTGGTCGAGCTGCGGCTGGCCTTCGGCCTGCTGAAGGACCCGGAGTTCCTGCACGCACCGTATGTGGACATGAACACCCAGTTGCTCGAGCTCATCGAGGCCGGCAAGTTCGCCGAGGGCTCGGCGGCGCTCAACGACTACCTGATCCACTCCGAGCGCATCGTGCTCGCGGTCTACGCGCGCCAGATGCCGCAGGGCGGCATCGACGGCTGA
- a CDS encoding DUF4166 domain-containing protein yields the protein MVDSQAARVSPESEPAATPGPSEGELFKKIMGDTWLGLHADIRRRFEKNPSPGKALHYLGALSELRCSRFGKLLGHLTQPMIQGALIPYSDSDFPVEIQVYARPHDPAIYKQRVYRLHGRKPIQFTSFMRESERGEVLEYVGMGLGMKLVLSVDNGSLHFQSDGYFWDVFGWRIPLPGLLTPGKTFLWHHNETPGRFNIRIEIRHWLMGTTFTQVGVFEEVTEPQAEAAAA from the coding sequence ATGGTCGATTCACAAGCAGCGCGCGTCTCACCGGAGTCCGAACCCGCAGCCACCCCCGGTCCCTCCGAGGGCGAACTCTTCAAGAAGATCATGGGCGACACCTGGCTGGGCCTGCATGCCGACATCCGCCGCCGCTTCGAGAAGAACCCGTCGCCGGGCAAGGCGCTGCACTACCTCGGCGCGCTCAGCGAGCTGCGCTGCTCGCGCTTCGGCAAGCTGCTGGGCCACCTGACGCAGCCGATGATCCAGGGCGCGCTGATCCCGTACAGCGACAGCGACTTCCCGGTCGAGATCCAGGTCTACGCCAGGCCGCACGACCCGGCCATCTACAAGCAGCGCGTCTATCGCCTGCACGGCCGCAAGCCGATCCAGTTCACCAGCTTCATGCGCGAGAGCGAGCGCGGCGAGGTGCTGGAGTACGTGGGCATGGGCCTGGGCATGAAGCTGGTGCTCAGCGTGGACAACGGCAGCCTGCATTTCCAGAGCGACGGCTACTTCTGGGACGTGTTCGGCTGGCGCATTCCGCTGCCCGGCCTGCTCACCCCCGGCAAGACCTTTCTCTGGCATCACAACGAGACGCCTGGACGCTTCAACATCCGCATCGAGATCCGCCACTGGCTCATGGGCACCACGTTCACCCAGGTCGGCGTGTTCGAGGAAGTGACCGAGCCGCAGGCAGAGGCGGCCGCCGCATGA
- the tgt gene encoding tRNA guanosine(34) transglycosylase Tgt — translation MLDFELLKTDPDSHARRATLTLNHGKVQTPIFMPVGTYGTVKGVMPRSLEEMGAQIILGNTFHLWMRPGLDVMASFGGLHGFEKWDKPILTDSGGFQVWSLGAMRKISEEGVKFASPVNGDKLFLTPEVSMQIQTILNSDIVMQFDECTPYDTKGHITTEAEARISMELSLRWAKRCQAEFSRLQNPNALFGIVQGGMFENLREESLAALVDMNFPGYAIGGVSVGEPKEEMLHIMGHTPHRLPANKPRYLMGVGTPEDLVQGVADGVDMFDCVMPTRNARNGTLFTRFGDLKMRNARHKSDPQPIDPSCTCHACAGTSGVSWNDGGREGFSRAYLHHLDRCGEMLGPMLTTIHNLHYYLNLMTEIRASLDAGTFTEFRARFKSERARGV, via the coding sequence ATGCTGGACTTCGAACTCCTCAAGACCGACCCCGACAGCCACGCGCGCCGCGCCACGCTCACGCTCAACCACGGCAAGGTGCAGACGCCGATCTTCATGCCCGTGGGCACCTACGGCACCGTCAAGGGCGTGATGCCGCGCAGCCTGGAGGAAATGGGCGCGCAGATCATCCTGGGCAACACCTTCCACCTGTGGATGCGCCCGGGCCTGGACGTGATGGCGAGCTTCGGCGGGCTGCACGGCTTCGAGAAGTGGGACAAGCCCATCCTCACCGACTCGGGCGGCTTCCAGGTGTGGTCGCTGGGCGCGATGCGCAAGATCAGCGAAGAGGGCGTGAAGTTCGCGTCGCCCGTCAACGGCGACAAGCTGTTCCTCACGCCCGAGGTCTCGATGCAGATCCAGACCATCCTGAACAGCGACATCGTGATGCAGTTCGACGAGTGCACGCCCTACGACACCAAGGGTCACATCACGACCGAGGCCGAGGCGCGCATCTCGATGGAGCTGAGCCTGCGCTGGGCGAAGCGCTGCCAGGCCGAGTTCTCGCGCCTGCAGAACCCGAACGCGCTGTTCGGCATCGTGCAGGGCGGCATGTTCGAGAACCTGCGCGAGGAGTCGCTGGCCGCCCTGGTCGACATGAACTTCCCCGGCTACGCCATCGGCGGCGTGAGCGTGGGCGAACCCAAGGAAGAGATGCTGCACATCATGGGCCACACGCCGCACCGGCTGCCCGCGAACAAGCCGCGCTACCTGATGGGCGTGGGCACGCCCGAGGACCTGGTGCAGGGCGTGGCCGACGGCGTGGACATGTTCGACTGCGTGATGCCCACGCGCAATGCGCGCAACGGCACGCTCTTCACGCGCTTCGGCGACCTGAAGATGCGCAACGCGCGCCACAAGAGCGACCCGCAGCCTATCGACCCGAGCTGCACCTGCCATGCCTGCGCAGGCACCTCGGGCGTGAGCTGGAACGACGGCGGGCGCGAGGGCTTCAGCCGCGCCTACCTGCATCACCTGGACCGATGCGGCGAGATGCTGGGGCCGATGCTCACCACCATCCACAACCTGCACTACTACCTGAACCTGATGACCGAGATCCGCGCGTCGCTGGACGCGGGCACGTTCACGGAATTCCGCGCGCGCTTCAAGTCGGAGCGCGCAAGGGGCGTCTGA
- a CDS encoding TIGR01777 family oxidoreductase — protein sequence MTLDTHLLALQLMAAQGALGAFDTLYHHEGTEALPRRGTAGLELAIHATRSSIYCALFIGLSAWAWHGAWAWLLMAVFSVEIVLTLWDFVVEDGSRLLPPTERVTHTVLAINAGAFIALLAMNAADWAAQPTAMVWQPYGWLSAFLALCGVGVGVSGLRDGFAARALFRQGKQAQVRDTLAPVRFGSKPQRVLVTGGTGFIGQLLVRQLLADGHAVTVWTRDARAAAWGFGGAVRCVQSLAQVPAADDIDVVVNLAGARILGMRWSERRQRQLLQSREGLTQQLVAWIAARPRKPWLLLSGSAIGYYGVQPQGDATELAEDAPPQDIFMSQLCQRWERAAHAAVAHGVHVACMRFGFVLGHQGSLPQLLMPIQLGMGGRLGSGRQWLSWVHVHDLVRAMAHVWTVTEQTAGAPATVQAFNFTAPGAVSQEEFTRVAAGVLHRPCWMPTPAAPVRLLLGEQADLLLEGQRVVPAQLLRSGFQFMFPDARSALTDLCRPR from the coding sequence ATGACGCTCGACACCCACCTGCTGGCCCTGCAGCTCATGGCCGCCCAGGGCGCGCTGGGCGCGTTCGACACGCTCTACCACCACGAGGGCACCGAGGCGCTGCCGCGGCGCGGCACGGCGGGGCTCGAGCTGGCGATCCACGCGACGCGTTCGTCGATCTATTGCGCGCTGTTCATCGGGCTCTCGGCATGGGCCTGGCACGGCGCATGGGCGTGGCTGCTGATGGCGGTGTTCAGCGTCGAGATCGTGCTCACGCTGTGGGACTTCGTGGTCGAGGACGGCAGCCGCCTGCTGCCGCCCACCGAGCGCGTCACGCACACGGTGCTGGCCATCAATGCGGGCGCGTTCATCGCGCTGCTGGCGATGAACGCGGCCGACTGGGCCGCCCAGCCGACCGCGATGGTGTGGCAGCCCTACGGCTGGCTCAGCGCCTTCCTCGCGCTGTGCGGCGTGGGCGTCGGTGTCTCGGGGTTGCGCGACGGCTTCGCGGCGCGAGCGCTGTTCAGGCAGGGCAAGCAGGCGCAGGTGCGCGACACGCTGGCGCCGGTGCGCTTCGGTTCGAAGCCGCAGCGCGTGCTGGTCACGGGCGGCACCGGCTTCATCGGGCAGCTGCTCGTGCGCCAGCTGCTGGCGGACGGCCATGCGGTCACGGTATGGACGCGCGACGCGCGCGCGGCCGCGTGGGGCTTCGGCGGCGCGGTGCGCTGCGTGCAGTCGCTCGCGCAGGTGCCGGCCGCCGACGACATCGACGTGGTCGTCAACCTCGCGGGGGCGCGCATCCTGGGCATGCGCTGGAGCGAACGGCGCCAGCGGCAGCTGTTGCAAAGCCGCGAGGGGCTCACGCAGCAACTGGTGGCGTGGATCGCCGCGCGGCCGCGCAAGCCGTGGCTGCTGCTGTCGGGGTCGGCCATCGGCTACTACGGCGTGCAGCCGCAGGGCGACGCCACCGAGCTGGCCGAAGACGCGCCGCCGCAGGACATCTTCATGTCGCAGCTGTGCCAGCGCTGGGAGCGGGCCGCGCACGCGGCCGTGGCACACGGCGTGCACGTGGCCTGCATGCGCTTCGGCTTCGTGCTGGGCCACCAGGGCTCGCTGCCGCAACTGCTGATGCCGATCCAGCTCGGCATGGGCGGGCGGCTGGGCAGCGGGCGGCAGTGGCTGTCGTGGGTGCACGTGCACGACCTGGTCCGTGCCATGGCGCATGTGTGGACCGTGACCGAGCAAACAGCAGGGGCTCCCGCGACTGTGCAGGCCTTCAACTTCACCGCGCCCGGCGCAGTGAGCCAGGAGGAATTCACCCGCGTCGCGGCCGGCGTGCTGCACCGGCCTTGCTGGATGCCGACGCCCGCAGCGCCCGTCAGGCTGCTGCTCGGCGAGCAGGCCGACCTGCTGCTCGAGGGCCAGCGCGTGGTGCCTGCGCAGTTGCTGCGCAGCGGCTTCCAGTTCATGTTCCCGGATGCGCGCAGCGCCTTGACGGACCTTTGCCGCCCACGCTAG
- a CDS encoding LysE family translocator produces the protein MTLSAYLLFLPACFAINMAFGPNNLLSVTNGAKHGVSPAVIAAGGRLAAFAIMIAIAGLGMGAVLVASELAFDVIKYIGAAYLVWIGIRLLRAPAPTAEVQQQQREAGTPPSLRALARQEFTVAAGNPKAILVFTAFFPQFVVPGAYASSYLLLGATFLVFELVAIALYALLGARMRRLADGSRAMRWFNRVSGSMMVGFGLILAFTRRPG, from the coding sequence ATGACCCTGTCCGCCTACCTGCTCTTCCTGCCGGCCTGCTTCGCCATCAACATGGCCTTCGGCCCCAACAACCTGCTGTCGGTGACCAACGGCGCGAAGCACGGCGTCTCGCCGGCCGTGATCGCGGCCGGCGGGCGGCTCGCGGCCTTCGCGATCATGATCGCCATCGCGGGACTGGGCATGGGCGCAGTGCTGGTCGCATCGGAGCTGGCGTTCGACGTCATCAAGTACATCGGCGCGGCGTACCTCGTGTGGATCGGCATCCGCCTGCTGCGCGCGCCGGCACCCACGGCCGAGGTGCAGCAGCAGCAACGCGAAGCGGGCACGCCGCCGTCCCTGCGCGCGCTGGCACGGCAGGAGTTCACCGTGGCCGCCGGCAATCCGAAGGCCATCCTGGTGTTCACCGCCTTCTTCCCGCAGTTCGTGGTGCCGGGCGCCTACGCCTCCAGCTACCTGCTGCTGGGCGCGACCTTCCTGGTGTTCGAGCTGGTGGCGATCGCGCTGTACGCGCTGCTCGGCGCGCGCATGCGAAGGCTGGCCGACGGCAGCCGCGCGATGCGCTGGTTCAACCGGGTGAGCGGCAGCATGATGGTCGGCTTCGGGCTGATCCTGGCCTTCACGCGCCGCCCCGGCTGA
- the queA gene encoding tRNA preQ1(34) S-adenosylmethionine ribosyltransferase-isomerase QueA has product MRAFTLSDFDFALPPELVAQHPATERTASRLLDGTGPAPADRIFKHLPSLLREGDLLVFNDTRVVKARLFGEKPTGGKLELLVERVLQGQEVVAHMKVSKKPPVGTTLEMVGVNGPGFRATLLGRWPDEQGALFRFAFESDSGENPYMLMERCGHVPLPPYITHTDSADDESRYQTVFARVPGAVAAPTAALHFDEGLLAELEARGVQRANVTLHVGAGTFQPVKTENIAEHTMHAERYEVPETTQRAIAQCKARGGRVVAVGTTTVRTLESWAKSGEASGDTRIFITPGFAFAHVDLLVTNFHLPKSTLMMLVSAFAGYERVMALYAHAIAGGYRFFSYGDAMLLARQQD; this is encoded by the coding sequence ATGCGCGCCTTCACGCTCTCCGATTTCGATTTCGCCTTGCCACCCGAACTGGTGGCGCAACACCCGGCCACCGAACGCACCGCCTCCCGTCTGCTCGACGGCACCGGCCCCGCACCGGCCGACCGCATCTTCAAGCACCTGCCCTCGCTGCTGCGCGAGGGCGACCTGCTGGTCTTCAACGACACGCGCGTGGTCAAGGCGCGCCTGTTCGGCGAGAAGCCGACAGGCGGCAAGCTCGAGCTGCTGGTCGAACGCGTGCTGCAGGGGCAGGAGGTGGTGGCCCACATGAAGGTGAGCAAGAAGCCGCCGGTGGGCACCACGCTCGAGATGGTGGGCGTGAACGGCCCGGGCTTTCGCGCCACGCTGCTCGGTCGCTGGCCCGACGAGCAGGGCGCGCTGTTCCGCTTCGCCTTCGAGAGCGACAGCGGCGAGAACCCCTACATGCTGATGGAGCGCTGCGGCCACGTGCCGCTGCCGCCCTACATCACGCACACCGACTCGGCCGACGACGAGAGCCGCTATCAGACCGTGTTTGCGCGCGTGCCCGGCGCCGTGGCGGCGCCCACCGCCGCGCTGCATTTCGACGAAGGCCTGCTGGCCGAACTCGAGGCGCGCGGCGTGCAGCGCGCCAACGTCACGCTGCATGTGGGCGCTGGCACCTTCCAGCCGGTGAAGACCGAGAACATCGCCGAGCACACGATGCACGCCGAGCGCTACGAGGTGCCCGAAACCACGCAGCGCGCCATTGCGCAATGCAAGGCGCGCGGCGGGCGCGTGGTGGCGGTGGGCACGACCACCGTGCGCACGCTCGAATCGTGGGCGAAGAGCGGCGAGGCCTCTGGCGACACACGCATCTTCATCACGCCGGGCTTCGCGTTCGCGCACGTCGACCTGCTGGTCACCAACTTCCACCTGCCCAAGAGCACGCTGATGATGCTGGTCTCGGCCTTCGCGGGCTACGAGCGCGTGATGGCGCTGTATGCGCACGCCATCGCCGGCGGCTACCGCTTCTTCAGCTATGGCGACGCCATGCTGCTGGCCCGACAACAAGACTGA
- a CDS encoding DUF3597 domain-containing protein: MSFFGKIFSKIFPSANAAEVVAAPPAAAPGAPAAVAPPPSIPLGDVPAILDAMPGAAGLNWRTSIVDLLKLLGLDSSLAARKELANEILYSNGEPGSAEWNIGLHKQVMSRIAANGGTLPAELRD, translated from the coding sequence ATGAGCTTTTTCGGCAAGATTTTTTCCAAGATTTTTCCGTCGGCCAACGCCGCTGAAGTCGTCGCCGCACCGCCGGCGGCTGCACCGGGCGCACCGGCCGCTGTCGCGCCGCCGCCTTCGATCCCGCTGGGCGACGTGCCCGCCATCCTGGATGCGATGCCCGGTGCCGCCGGCCTGAACTGGCGCACCTCCATCGTCGACCTGCTCAAGTTGCTGGGCCTGGACAGCAGCCTCGCCGCGCGCAAGGAACTCGCCAACGAGATCCTCTACAGCAACGGCGAACCGGGTTCGGCCGAATGGAACATCGGCCTGCACAAGCAGGTCATGAGCCGCATCGCCGCCAACGGCGGCACCCTGCCCGCCGAACTGCGCGACTGA
- a CDS encoding GNAT family N-acetyltransferase, translated as MTPTDSLLKMRKAVPADLPLVVAMLADDMLGAARERPGDIALYEAALRRIEAQDGNQLLVAQLPEGVVGCLQLIVIPGLGLQGALRGQIEGVRVASSHRGQRIGERMIALAVEAARAAGCRVVQLTTDKRRTDAHRFYERLGFKASHEGMKLDLT; from the coding sequence ATGACACCAACCGATTCCCTCTTGAAGATGCGCAAGGCCGTGCCGGCCGACCTCCCGCTCGTCGTCGCCATGCTGGCCGACGACATGCTCGGCGCCGCGCGCGAACGACCCGGCGACATCGCCCTCTACGAAGCCGCGCTCCGGCGCATCGAGGCGCAGGACGGCAACCAGCTGCTGGTGGCCCAGCTGCCGGAGGGCGTGGTCGGCTGCCTCCAGCTCATCGTCATTCCCGGCCTGGGCCTGCAGGGCGCGCTGCGCGGGCAGATCGAGGGCGTTCGCGTGGCGTCGAGCCACCGCGGGCAGCGCATCGGCGAGCGGATGATCGCCCTGGCCGTCGAAGCGGCCCGGGCCGCGGGCTGCCGGGTGGTGCAGCTCACCACCGACAAGCGCCGCACCGACGCGCACCGCTTCTACGAGCGCCTGGGGTTCAAGGCCTCGCACGAAGGAATGAAGCTCGACCTGACCTGA
- a CDS encoding DUF969 domain-containing protein: protein MTPDIPHLWPLIGVAVIIAGFILRFNPMLVVIVTAIVTAAAAGFGPMAILTAIGSGFIKTRNLPLIILLPLAVIGLLERHGLRQHAQNWISRIKSATAGRLLIVYLAARELTAAVGLTSLGGHPQMVRPLLAPMAEGATETRYGKLPERLRHKLRAYAAATDNVGLFFGEDIFVAFGAIVLMSTFLHEAGIDVEPLHIALWGIPTAIAAFVIHAWRLRRLDQSIAREMEGVKQEPAVPAVAAQEGR, encoded by the coding sequence ATGACTCCTGACATCCCTCATCTGTGGCCCTTGATCGGCGTGGCCGTGATCATTGCGGGCTTCATCCTGCGCTTCAATCCGATGCTGGTGGTGATCGTCACGGCCATCGTGACGGCGGCCGCCGCGGGCTTCGGCCCGATGGCCATCCTCACGGCCATCGGCAGCGGCTTCATCAAGACGCGCAACCTGCCGCTGATCATTCTTCTGCCGCTGGCCGTCATCGGCCTGCTCGAGCGCCACGGCCTGCGCCAGCATGCGCAGAACTGGATCAGCCGCATCAAGTCGGCCACCGCCGGCCGCCTGCTGATCGTCTACCTCGCCGCGCGCGAACTCACCGCCGCCGTCGGCCTGACCAGCCTGGGCGGCCACCCGCAGATGGTTCGCCCGCTGCTGGCGCCGATGGCCGAGGGCGCCACGGAAACGCGCTACGGCAAGCTGCCCGAGCGCCTGCGCCACAAGCTGCGCGCCTACGCCGCGGCCACCGACAACGTGGGCCTTTTCTTCGGCGAGGACATCTTCGTGGCCTTCGGCGCCATCGTGCTGATGAGCACCTTCCTGCACGAGGCCGGCATCGACGTGGAGCCGCTGCACATCGCGCTGTGGGGCATCCCGACGGCCATCGCCGCCTTCGTCATCCACGCCTGGCGCCTGCGCCGGCTCGACCAGTCGATCGCCCGCGAGATGGAAGGCGTGAAGCAGGAGCCGGCCGTGCCCGCCGTTGCCGCGCAGGAAGGCCGCTGA